In Desulfovibrio psychrotolerans, a genomic segment contains:
- the gyrB gene encoding DNA topoisomerase (ATP-hydrolyzing) subunit B, producing MTSAASKQQYTADSITVLEGLSAVRKRPAMYIGSTDVRGLHHLVYEVVDNSIDEAMAGFCDRITIKIHLDNSVTVRDNGRGIPVDIHPKEGRPAVEVVMTVLHAGGKFDSDTYKVSGGLHGVGVSCVNALSEYLEVTIDRDGYRYHQRYERGVPVKGVETLCESDRRGTTVRFRPDEEIFETNQFIYDVLKKRFEELSYLNSGLTIEFTDERSGDSETFFAEGGIKQFVRDLNSGEGGIHAIIYGSGSGTGDQENIFVEYAIQYNAGYKENFLTFANNIRTKEGGTHLQGFKTALTRAINTYIQASDLPKKLKIKLSGDDVREGLTGVISVKIPQPQFEGQTKTKLGNSEVAGLVATLCYDHLMTFFGENPKDAKMVIEKAVDAARARDAARKAKELVRRKGALGDNSLPGKLADCQSKDPGESELYIVEGDSAGGSAKQGRNPSTQAILPLRGKILNVERTRFDKMLANKEVKALITAMGAGVGEEDTDYEKLRYHKIVIMTDADVDGAHIRTLLLTFFFRQYPGLIDRGHLYIAQPPLYRAHSSKFEKFIKDDAELNAFLMNRIADDIVLHGNNGVTSTGEQLKQLLKVIENIQNKVAEVDNINVSRDLFLTLLDYPVRLFPENFEEERLNGFGSFLSERGYDVRTEEEVDEVERRVWLVFEDQNGSRTRIGNEFFNSKLYKQPFIAMDDIRKMFGGLEFTAVRKDAQVQLPTIFSVLEHVLLEARKGISVQRYKGLGEMNPEQLWVTTMNPENRVFLQVTVDDAQEANDIFEQLMGDRVEPRREFIERNALSVQDLDI from the coding sequence ATGACCAGCGCTGCAAGCAAACAGCAGTACACTGCGGACAGCATAACCGTTCTTGAGGGGCTTTCCGCTGTCCGCAAGCGCCCCGCCATGTATATCGGCAGCACAGACGTGCGCGGCCTGCACCATCTTGTCTACGAGGTGGTGGATAACTCCATCGACGAGGCCATGGCAGGCTTCTGCGACCGCATCACGATCAAGATCCATCTGGATAACAGCGTCACCGTGCGTGATAACGGCCGTGGCATTCCCGTGGACATCCACCCCAAGGAAGGTCGTCCCGCTGTAGAAGTGGTCATGACCGTGCTGCACGCCGGCGGCAAGTTCGACAGCGACACCTATAAGGTATCCGGGGGTCTGCACGGCGTGGGCGTTTCCTGCGTGAACGCCCTGTCCGAATATCTGGAAGTCACCATAGACCGCGACGGCTACCGCTATCATCAGCGCTATGAACGCGGTGTTCCGGTCAAGGGCGTGGAAACCCTGTGCGAAAGCGACAGACGCGGCACTACCGTACGTTTCCGTCCGGATGAAGAGATATTCGAAACTAACCAGTTCATCTACGATGTGCTTAAAAAGCGCTTTGAAGAACTGTCCTATCTCAATTCCGGCCTGACCATAGAATTCACCGACGAGCGCAGCGGCGATTCCGAAACCTTCTTCGCAGAAGGCGGCATCAAGCAGTTCGTGCGTGATCTCAATTCCGGTGAGGGCGGCATTCACGCCATCATTTACGGCAGCGGCAGCGGCACCGGAGATCAGGAAAACATCTTTGTGGAATACGCCATCCAGTATAACGCCGGATACAAAGAAAACTTCCTCACCTTTGCCAACAACATCCGCACCAAAGAAGGCGGCACCCATCTTCAGGGATTCAAAACCGCGCTCACCCGGGCCATAAATACCTACATTCAGGCCTCAGACCTGCCCAAGAAGCTTAAGATCAAGCTTTCGGGCGATGATGTGCGCGAAGGACTCACCGGCGTCATAAGCGTCAAGATTCCCCAGCCCCAGTTTGAAGGGCAGACCAAGACCAAGCTCGGCAACAGCGAAGTGGCAGGCCTTGTGGCCACCCTGTGCTACGATCACCTCATGACCTTCTTCGGCGAGAATCCCAAGGACGCCAAGATGGTCATCGAAAAGGCGGTTGATGCCGCCCGTGCCCGTGATGCCGCCCGCAAGGCAAAAGAACTTGTCCGCCGCAAGGGCGCGCTGGGCGATAATTCTCTTCCCGGCAAGCTGGCGGACTGCCAGTCCAAAGACCCTGGCGAATCCGAACTTTACATCGTGGAAGGTGATTCCGCAGGCGGTTCCGCCAAGCAGGGCCGCAATCCTTCCACACAGGCCATTCTTCCCCTGCGCGGCAAGATTCTGAACGTGGAGCGTACCCGTTTCGACAAGATGCTTGCCAACAAGGAAGTAAAGGCCCTCATCACCGCCATGGGCGCGGGAGTAGGGGAAGAAGATACGGATTACGAAAAGCTGCGCTACCACAAGATCGTCATCATGACAGACGCCGACGTGGACGGCGCGCACATCCGCACGCTGCTCCTCACGTTCTTCTTCCGTCAGTATCCCGGATTGATAGACCGGGGGCACCTGTATATTGCCCAGCCGCCTCTGTACCGGGCGCATTCTTCCAAGTTCGAAAAGTTCATCAAGGACGATGCGGAACTCAACGCCTTCCTCATGAACCGCATAGCGGACGATATTGTCCTGCATGGGAACAACGGTGTCACCTCCACTGGCGAACAGCTCAAGCAGTTGCTCAAGGTCATAGAGAATATCCAGAACAAGGTGGCAGAGGTGGACAACATCAACGTCAGCCGCGATCTGTTCCTCACCCTGCTGGATTATCCCGTGCGCCTGTTCCCGGAAAACTTTGAGGAAGAGCGGCTCAACGGTTTCGGCAGCTTCCTTTCAGAGCGCGGCTATGACGTGCGCACTGAGGAAGAAGTGGACGAGGTGGAACGCCGCGTATGGCTGGTCTTTGAAGACCAGAACGGCAGCCGCACCCGCATTGGCAACGAATTCTTCAATTCCAAGCTCTACAAGCAGCCCTTCATCGCCATGGACGACATCCGCAAGATGTTCGGCGGGCTGGAATTTACTGCCGTGCGTAAGGATGCGCAGGTGCAGTTGCCCACCATCTTCAGCGTGCTTGAGCATGTATTGCTGGAAGCCCGCAAGGGCATCAGCGTACAGCGTTACAAAGGTCTGGGTGAAATGAACCCGGAACAGCTGTGGGTAACCACCATGAACCCGGAAAACCGCGTCTTCCTGCAGGTAACCGTGGACGATGCGCAGGAAGCCAACGACATATTCGAGCAGCTCATGGGTGACAGGGTGGAACCCCGCCGCGAATTCATAGAGCGTAACGCCCTGAGTGTGCAGGATCTGGATATTTAA
- the dnaN gene encoding DNA polymerase III subunit beta produces the protein MNLRVFKEDVIDGLQKAASIIPAKTGAAYLRSLWLKAEEGALHVLSTDSNIEFRGRYPGEVSENGLVGVQGRAFVDLLRKLPSGEITLRLDTATGNLMIEQGRRKYKLPVNDTSWFQNFSDFPEEGSVYWSGDFVQELIDKLAYCISDEDSMEAIACLSMKPMPDGTIEACGLNGHQFSMQRFMNDELHALLPQEGMLVQKKYLGELKKWLGGDEIELNMSNKRLFFRRGDKRETFSLPLSYYQYPEYNNFLSKLTAPDVATLDVDRREMIDALDRLNIFNTENNRCTYFTFNGGDVELSSQGQEVGTANEALEAQYKGEIKRIAFPTRNLIEILNHYQSETLRFLLTGTEGPCGLQGKDDPEYTVIIMPMKIVEETYYSEEEV, from the coding sequence ATGAATTTAAGAGTATTTAAAGAAGACGTCATCGACGGTCTCCAGAAAGCCGCAAGCATCATCCCTGCCAAGACAGGTGCCGCCTATCTGCGGTCTCTATGGCTTAAAGCCGAAGAGGGTGCTCTCCATGTCCTCTCCACAGACTCCAACATAGAATTCCGGGGACGTTATCCCGGCGAAGTCTCCGAAAACGGTCTCGTGGGTGTTCAGGGCAGGGCCTTCGTTGATCTTCTTCGCAAGCTCCCTTCCGGCGAAATCACCCTCCGGCTGGATACAGCCACAGGCAACCTCATGATCGAGCAGGGCAGAAGAAAATATAAACTGCCCGTGAACGATACCAGCTGGTTCCAGAACTTCTCGGACTTTCCGGAAGAAGGCTCCGTCTACTGGTCAGGCGACTTTGTTCAGGAACTCATCGACAAGCTCGCCTACTGCATTTCCGATGAAGACTCCATGGAAGCCATTGCCTGCCTGAGCATGAAGCCCATGCCCGACGGCACCATAGAAGCCTGCGGTCTGAACGGTCATCAGTTTTCCATGCAGCGGTTCATGAACGATGAACTGCACGCACTGCTGCCGCAGGAAGGCATGCTGGTACAGAAAAAATATCTCGGCGAGCTTAAGAAGTGGCTCGGTGGCGACGAGATTGAGCTGAACATGAGCAACAAGCGGCTCTTCTTCCGCCGTGGCGACAAGCGCGAAACCTTCAGCCTGCCGCTTTCCTACTACCAGTACCCGGAATACAACAATTTCCTCTCCAAGCTCACTGCTCCGGACGTGGCAACGCTTGATGTGGACCGCAGGGAGATGATAGATGCCCTTGACCGCCTGAACATCTTCAACACGGAAAACAACCGCTGCACCTATTTTACCTTCAACGGGGGAGATGTCGAACTTTCGTCGCAGGGACAGGAAGTAGGCACCGCCAACGAAGCTCTGGAAGCGCAGTACAAGGGCGAAATCAAGCGCATCGCGTTCCCCACGCGCAACCTGATCGAAATTCTCAACCACTACCAGTCCGAAACCCTGCGTTTCCTGCTCACCGGAACGGAAGGCCCGTGCGGCCTGCAGGGTAAAGATGACCCCGAATACACGGTCATCATCATGCCCATGAAGATAGTGGAAGAGACGTACTACAGCGAGGAAGAAGTTTAA
- a CDS encoding DnaA ATPase domain-containing protein — MLKKALRDHLSASFPEQALRQWFDPLSIVMSSVEKRLSIFFPHPFFAHWFQQNAQNMFEHSLRDYLGEGYRLDYSTQCAQRSQNNRFGSLPLQRLKNLDLPYGKDFIFDTFLHNRKNEFPVLSAREVSKPGCLIRYNPFVLCGASGTGKTHLLRAMGNEIARHTDPEYIFLGTVEDLAAIYGADYQADTHAARRHLARHAYFLLDDIQRFKDFPALQEEMIFLFNMLHDAGRQMVFTSSGPISGFEFMDQKLRSRLEWGLIAQIKPQDLDIRVRFVMQRLKQDRLRLSKEQVFMLCQRFPDFRHLQGVLTKLAAFRDLMSKDVTDKDFEHILAHTDHRQGSSITPETVITIIAEHFSLTAKDITGSKRHQKVVQARQLAMFICRQLLGSSYPSLGRLFGGKDHSTAMYAVKKVKELQESNKDTKLLVTELKKKCLTRDG, encoded by the coding sequence GTGCTAAAAAAGGCTCTCAGAGATCATCTTTCGGCCAGCTTTCCGGAGCAGGCCCTGCGCCAGTGGTTCGACCCGCTGTCCATTGTCATGAGCAGCGTCGAAAAACGGCTGTCCATTTTTTTCCCGCACCCTTTTTTCGCCCACTGGTTCCAGCAGAACGCACAGAACATGTTCGAACATTCCCTCAGAGATTATCTGGGCGAAGGATACAGGCTCGATTATTCCACCCAGTGCGCGCAGCGCAGCCAGAACAACAGGTTCGGCTCCCTGCCCTTGCAGCGGCTGAAGAATCTCGATCTCCCCTACGGCAAGGACTTCATCTTCGACACGTTTCTCCACAACCGGAAGAACGAATTCCCGGTCCTCAGCGCGCGCGAAGTATCCAAACCCGGGTGCCTTATCCGCTATAACCCTTTTGTCCTCTGTGGTGCCAGCGGCACGGGAAAAACCCACCTGCTGCGCGCCATGGGCAATGAAATAGCCCGGCATACCGATCCCGAATATATTTTCCTCGGCACGGTGGAAGACCTTGCCGCCATCTACGGGGCGGATTATCAGGCAGATACCCACGCCGCCCGGCGGCACCTTGCCCGGCATGCCTATTTTCTTCTGGACGATATCCAGCGGTTCAAAGATTTCCCTGCGCTGCAGGAAGAGATGATTTTTCTGTTCAACATGCTGCACGATGCCGGACGCCAGATGGTCTTCACTTCGTCCGGTCCCATATCCGGATTCGAATTCATGGATCAGAAACTACGCTCCCGGCTGGAATGGGGCCTCATCGCCCAGATCAAACCGCAAGATCTGGATATCCGTGTGCGTTTTGTCATGCAGCGGCTTAAGCAGGATCGTCTGCGCCTTTCCAAAGAACAGGTTTTCATGCTCTGCCAGCGGTTCCCGGATTTCCGCCACCTGCAAGGGGTGCTCACCAAACTGGCCGCCTTCCGCGACCTCATGAGCAAAGATGTCACCGACAAAGACTTCGAGCACATCCTTGCCCATACCGACCACCGGCAGGGCAGTTCCATTACGCCCGAAACGGTCATCACCATCATAGCGGAACATTTCAGCCTTACCGCCAAAGACATCACCGGCTCAAAAAGGCACCAAAAGGTCGTTCAGGCACGCCAGCTGGCCATGTTCATATGCAGGCAACTGCTGGGCAGCTCTTACCCCTCGCTGGGTCGCCTGTTCGGAGGAAAAGACCACTCCACAGCCATGTATGCAGTTAAAAAAGTCAAAGAATTACAGGAAAGTAACAAAGATACGAAACTTTTAGTGACCGAGCTGAAGAAAAAGTGCCTTACCAGAGACGGATAA
- a CDS encoding M23 family metallopeptidase: MSRLNRRRISGIGKKPLMAAGLCIAAALIAGIWGFSGSGTDVPAEQPVAMEKSAAPVPEEPKGPLLEVVAASVNNGQTASTILSDWLGTSDIHNLAEACKPVFDLCRIRAGQPYRVHTEDGALTRWEYEIDNDKFLVVDIAADAENGSKSYVPQVHDIHYDMETVSVSGIINSNLFEAVEKTGENAALAITLADIFGWEVDFIRDLRQGDSFSAVVEKRFRDGEFKGYRRVLAASFTNQGTRHEGYRMEDEHGVVQYYNAEGGNLRRAFLKAPLSFTRISSNFSHSRLHPVLKTYRPHHGVDYAAPTGTPVLAIGDGTVTKVASDHAAGKYVMLRHTNGYESGYLHFSSFAKGMKVGKRVRQGEVIGYVGATGYATGPHLDFRMKKNGAYVNPTKVISPRSEPVSKKKMEEFAKLVEAMRLKLDAETVAAGTETVPNNVN; the protein is encoded by the coding sequence ATGAGCAGATTGAACCGCAGAAGAATTTCCGGCATTGGCAAGAAACCCCTTATGGCGGCAGGTTTGTGCATTGCCGCAGCATTGATTGCCGGAATATGGGGTTTTTCAGGATCCGGGACGGATGTGCCCGCCGAACAGCCGGTAGCCATGGAAAAATCTGCGGCGCCTGTACCGGAGGAACCCAAGGGACCGTTGCTGGAAGTGGTGGCTGCCTCGGTAAACAACGGACAGACCGCTTCTACCATTCTTTCTGATTGGCTGGGTACTTCGGATATTCACAATCTGGCGGAAGCCTGCAAGCCTGTGTTTGATCTGTGCCGTATACGCGCCGGACAGCCCTACAGGGTGCATACGGAAGACGGTGCCCTGACCCGGTGGGAATATGAGATAGATAACGACAAGTTTCTTGTGGTGGACATAGCCGCAGACGCGGAGAATGGCTCAAAAAGCTATGTGCCGCAGGTGCATGATATACACTATGATATGGAAACCGTGAGTGTTTCCGGCATTATCAACTCCAACCTGTTTGAAGCGGTGGAAAAGACAGGCGAAAATGCCGCTCTGGCCATTACGCTGGCGGATATTTTCGGGTGGGAAGTGGACTTTATCCGCGACCTGCGGCAGGGAGACAGTTTTTCTGCCGTGGTGGAAAAGCGGTTTCGTGACGGGGAATTCAAGGGCTACAGACGGGTGCTTGCCGCATCGTTCACCAACCAGGGAACGAGACATGAAGGCTACCGCATGGAAGACGAGCACGGCGTGGTGCAGTATTATAACGCGGAAGGCGGCAACCTGCGCAGGGCCTTCCTTAAGGCACCGCTCTCGTTCACACGTATTTCTTCCAATTTTTCCCACAGCCGTCTGCACCCGGTGCTAAAGACCTACCGCCCGCACCACGGTGTGGATTATGCCGCCCCCACGGGCACACCTGTGCTGGCCATTGGTGACGGCACCGTGACCAAGGTGGCCAGCGACCACGCCGCAGGCAAGTATGTGATGCTGCGCCATACCAACGGCTATGAGAGCGGGTATCTGCACTTTTCCAGCTTTGCCAAAGGGATGAAGGTGGGCAAGCGCGTGCGGCAGGGAGAGGTGATAGGCTATGTGGGGGCAACGGGATATGCAACCGGACCGCACCTGGATTTTCGCATGAAGAAGAACGGTGCGTATGTGAATCCCACCAAGGTGATAAGCCCGCGTTCCGAGCCTGTGAGCAAGAAGAAGATGGAAGAGTTTGCGAAACTTGTGGAGGCAATGCGGCTCAAGCTTGACGCTGAGACCGTGGCAGCCGGAACCGAGACTGTTCCAAACAACGTTAATTAG
- the mtnA gene encoding S-methyl-5-thioribose-1-phosphate isomerase, which produces MERHIRYSHQDNALILLDQRYLPAREDDFPCRTTQDIIYALQTMVVRGAPAIGVTAAYGCALAAREVAAEADWKTALSHRLESIAEARPTAVNLRWGVERMKKLWAANSTADRQTLAELWLQEATRIHKEDIAINTRMGAHGAAVIDDDDTVMTHCNAGALATAGYGTALGVIRGAIDAGKKNISVIANETRPFLQGARLTAYELKEDGIPVTVACDNACGLLMRRGMVQKVVVGADRIAANGDAVNKIGTYSVALLAREHGVPFYVAAPLSTIDRNTPTGDHTPIEDRTPREVTHVGDTQITPDGVPVFNFAFDATPAALIAGIITEVGILRPPYAESIARAFNDAGLE; this is translated from the coding sequence ATGGAACGCCATATCCGCTATTCCCATCAAGACAATGCCCTCATCCTGCTGGACCAGCGCTACCTGCCCGCCCGCGAAGACGACTTCCCGTGCCGCACCACGCAGGATATCATCTACGCCCTGCAAACCATGGTCGTCCGCGGCGCGCCCGCCATAGGCGTCACCGCAGCCTACGGATGCGCCCTTGCCGCGCGTGAGGTGGCAGCCGAGGCAGACTGGAAAACCGCCCTCTCCCACAGGCTGGAGAGCATCGCAGAAGCGCGCCCCACCGCCGTGAACCTGCGCTGGGGTGTGGAGCGCATGAAAAAGCTCTGGGCTGCCAACAGCACCGCAGACAGGCAAACCCTCGCCGAACTCTGGTTGCAGGAAGCCACCCGCATCCACAAGGAAGATATCGCCATAAACACCCGCATGGGTGCCCACGGTGCGGCGGTCATAGACGATGACGACACCGTCATGACCCACTGCAACGCCGGTGCCCTTGCCACAGCAGGATACGGCACCGCCCTCGGCGTCATCCGCGGCGCCATAGACGCGGGCAAAAAGAACATCTCCGTCATCGCCAACGAAACCCGCCCCTTCCTGCAGGGTGCCCGCCTCACCGCCTATGAACTCAAGGAAGACGGCATCCCCGTCACCGTCGCCTGCGACAACGCCTGCGGTCTGCTCATGCGCCGCGGCATGGTGCAAAAGGTGGTTGTCGGTGCAGACCGCATCGCCGCCAACGGCGATGCCGTGAACAAGATAGGCACCTATTCCGTGGCGTTGCTTGCGCGGGAACACGGCGTCCCCTTCTATGTGGCAGCCCCGCTTTCCACCATAGACCGCAACACCCCCACCGGCGACCACACCCCCATAGAAGACCGCACCCCGCGTGAAGTCACCCACGTGGGCGATACGCAGATCACGCCCGACGGTGTCCCCGTATTCAATTTCGCCTTCGATGCCACCCCCGCCGCCCTCATCGCGGGCATCATCACCGAGGTAGGCATCCTGCGCCCCCCTTACGCAGAATCCATTGCCCGGGCATTTAACGATGCCGGACTGGAGTAG
- a CDS encoding glycosyltransferase has product MKIVYIAFIEPNYAQIFKKFAAQVNGLEKAGYNITGVVLGSKGADYSRDNIIHIVHEYDKKYYFSACISMLEELSPDVVLFRYPVADKMLYDFMCSVRCKVVFEHNTIEVNEVSGASLEGELVWGEKCLKRASGIVGVTHQILSHQIERSGGDTPGVVIPNGCSPEGYSLCHGPGKRDEIHIFCAARFSKWHGIDRVIRGLAHYQSDPRVVLHIAGDGEEISSLLHLAEDVGVSANVVYHGKLAKEELEALSAGCQLGIGSLAYHRLGLTEICALKHREYAIQGIPFVYAGSDPDFSAELPFVLRTPLDESPIDIATLAKFAEKVSIAAGIREQEREYALHVLSWDRKAVKLGAFLQSVAHGSSVVGEASPMVSVVLSCQNESIHFADAYKSVAHQTWKDLEIIVVHDGNNDELLDTYKSLLERYPDVASRIIQQNEPGLAGSYNSGIESAKGKWIVPLQADNLIRPFFVSLAMEHVVRRPELNVVSCAVQMFGHETGVWTPKRYSPDVLKEENTFPGASLFRKSLWQRAGGYASGHPWGLEEWNFWLRCMRVGLVAKQLPEPAALVRTHAGESRTARPDVRREESRAMHQTMLADIYGILPVIDAHTVLARLSKESEERIRERTEACPDLPYPYFWLGLAHEGRGELPEALGYYLKAAGVSSFEEWQPYMRLVLVNRHLGRKKAEEASLQALMERCPEVGRLLAMVGKTVDRPGNA; this is encoded by the coding sequence ATGAAGATAGTTTATATTGCTTTTATTGAGCCGAACTATGCGCAGATATTTAAAAAATTTGCAGCGCAGGTTAATGGTCTTGAAAAGGCGGGATATAACATAACGGGGGTTGTGCTCGGATCTAAAGGAGCTGACTACTCCAGAGATAATATTATACACATTGTACATGAGTATGATAAAAAATATTATTTTTCCGCTTGTATAAGTATGTTGGAGGAGTTGTCTCCGGATGTTGTGCTGTTCAGATATCCAGTTGCAGATAAAATGCTTTATGATTTTATGTGCAGTGTGCGATGTAAGGTTGTTTTTGAGCATAATACTATTGAGGTTAACGAAGTTTCCGGCGCATCGCTTGAAGGTGAGTTGGTGTGGGGGGAGAAGTGTTTGAAGCGTGCTTCCGGCATTGTTGGAGTAACCCATCAGATTTTATCACATCAGATTGAACGTAGCGGGGGGGATACGCCTGGGGTTGTTATCCCGAATGGTTGTTCCCCTGAAGGATATTCCCTGTGCCATGGACCGGGAAAACGTGATGAAATACACATCTTTTGTGCGGCCCGGTTTTCCAAGTGGCATGGAATTGACAGGGTTATCCGGGGATTGGCTCACTATCAGTCTGACCCCCGAGTTGTTTTACATATTGCGGGGGACGGTGAAGAGATTTCGTCTTTGCTGCATCTTGCAGAGGATGTGGGGGTGTCGGCCAATGTTGTGTATCATGGCAAGCTTGCCAAAGAAGAGCTTGAGGCGTTGTCCGCAGGGTGCCAGCTGGGGATAGGCAGTCTGGCGTATCATCGGCTTGGTCTTACGGAGATATGCGCCCTTAAGCATCGTGAATATGCGATACAGGGGATTCCGTTTGTGTATGCCGGCAGTGACCCGGATTTTTCCGCTGAGCTGCCATTTGTGCTGAGAACACCGCTGGATGAATCGCCCATTGATATTGCCACGTTGGCAAAATTTGCTGAAAAGGTGAGCATCGCTGCGGGGATACGGGAGCAGGAGAGGGAGTATGCCCTGCATGTTCTCAGCTGGGATAGAAAAGCCGTAAAGCTAGGGGCGTTTTTACAGTCTGTTGCGCACGGCAGCAGTGTTGTCGGGGAGGCGTCTCCCATGGTTTCTGTTGTGCTATCATGCCAAAATGAAAGTATTCATTTTGCTGATGCATACAAAAGTGTTGCTCACCAGACATGGAAAGATTTAGAGATTATTGTTGTTCATGATGGAAACAATGATGAATTGCTGGATACCTATAAAAGTTTGCTTGAAAGATATCCTGATGTCGCATCGCGTATTATTCAGCAAAATGAACCGGGACTTGCCGGGTCATATAATTCAGGAATAGAATCTGCAAAAGGAAAGTGGATTGTACCTTTACAGGCAGATAATTTGATCAGGCCGTTTTTTGTCAGTCTGGCTATGGAACATGTAGTCAGGCGTCCTGAGCTTAATGTGGTCTCCTGTGCGGTGCAGATGTTCGGGCATGAAACTGGTGTGTGGACTCCCAAGCGCTACTCCCCTGATGTTCTTAAAGAGGAAAATACGTTTCCCGGCGCATCATTATTCAGGAAGAGTTTGTGGCAGAGAGCCGGAGGGTATGCATCTGGGCATCCGTGGGGGCTGGAGGAGTGGAATTTCTGGCTCCGGTGCATGCGTGTGGGGCTGGTAGCCAAGCAGCTGCCTGAGCCTGCCGCGCTGGTGCGTACGCATGCCGGCGAGAGCAGGACTGCCCGTCCGGACGTTCGCAGGGAAGAAAGCAGAGCCATGCATCAGACGATGCTGGCGGATATTTACGGCATTTTGCCGGTTATTGATGCCCACACCGTGCTGGCGCGTCTGTCTAAGGAATCCGAGGAGCGCATACGGGAACGGACAGAAGCATGTCCGGACCTGCCTTATCCTTATTTCTGGCTGGGGCTTGCCCACGAAGGGCGTGGCGAACTGCCTGAGGCATTGGGGTATTACCTGAAAGCGGCAGGCGTATCTTCTTTTGAAGAATGGCAGCCATATATGCGGCTTGTTCTGGTGAACCGGCATCTTGGGCGGAAAAAGGCGGAGGAAGCATCTCTTCAGGCACTCATGGAGCGATGCCCTGAGGTGGGAAGGCTGCTTGCCATGGTCGGAAAGACAGTTGACCGTCCCGGAAATGCATAA
- the wecB gene encoding non-hydrolyzing UDP-N-acetylglucosamine 2-epimerase → MKIVSLVGARPQFIKEAILNAEVVATHAWTHVLVHSGQHYDARMSDVFFDELGIPPPQYHLGVGSGSHAEMTAAMLLGAERVLKAEAPDALLVYGDTNTTLAGALAAAKLNIPIIHVEAGIRQQPESMPEEINRVVTDRLSALLCCCSTLAAENLAREGCKAAVAVTGDIMCDLYKRMEPRIAVLEPWLPLGVSPEKFIVATIHRDFNTNRAEPLREILAGLNRLSREAALPVLLPLHPGTRKCIARFDLDGHVGALQVLPPLGYVELMALVRASACVVTDSGGLQKEAYYAGRRAVVIMPDTGWRELTDCGWNILSKPDAGEIALAGAAAMLQAQYPENMYGAGDAARNIVGFVKDRLGGKR, encoded by the coding sequence GTGAAGATAGTATCGCTGGTCGGTGCACGGCCACAATTTATCAAAGAAGCCATTCTCAATGCTGAGGTAGTGGCAACGCATGCGTGGACGCATGTTCTTGTGCATTCAGGGCAGCATTACGATGCGCGAATGTCGGATGTTTTTTTTGATGAGCTGGGAATTCCCCCTCCGCAGTATCATCTTGGTGTGGGGTCGGGAAGCCATGCGGAAATGACCGCGGCAATGTTGCTTGGAGCGGAAAGAGTGCTCAAGGCAGAAGCGCCGGATGCCCTGCTTGTCTACGGAGACACGAATACCACGCTGGCCGGGGCGTTGGCCGCTGCCAAGCTGAATATTCCGATTATCCATGTTGAGGCGGGTATCCGGCAGCAGCCGGAAAGCATGCCCGAAGAAATTAACCGGGTGGTTACGGACAGGCTTTCTGCATTGTTATGCTGCTGTTCAACGCTGGCGGCGGAGAATTTGGCGCGGGAGGGCTGTAAGGCGGCGGTTGCGGTGACGGGCGATATAATGTGCGACCTGTATAAACGCATGGAGCCGCGCATTGCTGTTCTGGAACCGTGGCTTCCGCTGGGCGTGTCGCCAGAGAAGTTTATTGTGGCAACCATCCACAGGGATTTTAATACAAACCGCGCAGAACCGCTCAGGGAGATACTGGCAGGACTGAACCGGCTGAGCCGAGAGGCTGCATTGCCCGTTCTGCTCCCGTTGCACCCCGGCACAAGGAAGTGCATTGCCCGGTTTGATCTGGATGGACATGTAGGGGCACTGCAGGTGCTGCCGCCCCTTGGCTATGTGGAACTTATGGCACTGGTCAGGGCATCTGCCTGTGTTGTGACAGACAGTGGCGGATTGCAGAAGGAGGCGTATTACGCCGGACGGCGTGCGGTTGTGATCATGCCCGACACCGGCTGGCGTGAGCTGACGGACTGCGGGTGGAACATTTTGTCAAAACCCGACGCGGGCGAGATTGCTCTTGCAGGGGCAGCGGCTATGCTGCAGGCGCAGTACCCGGAAAACATGTACGGGGCTGGCGATGCTGCACGGAATATTGTGGGTTTTGTGAAAGACAGACTGGGCGGGAAACGATGA